From a region of the Takifugu flavidus isolate HTHZ2018 chromosome 20, ASM371156v2, whole genome shotgun sequence genome:
- the lman2la gene encoding lectin, mannose-binding 2-like a isoform X2 encodes MAAVCGNHLYRESKITILRKIMPLKPRWAFVFLIITTSLCSADDDHEMEEFLKREYSLSKPYQGVGSLSSSHWELMGDAMVTTEQVRLTPDMQSRQGAVWSRIPCHLKDWEMQVHFKIHGQGKKNLNGDGLAIWYSKERMQKGPVFGNMDNFTGLGVFVDTYPNEEKHLERIFPYVLAMVGNGTIGYDHERDGRPTELGGCNAMVRNLKHDTFLFIRYVRRRLTVMIDIDGQHEWRDCLDLPGVQLPRGYYFGATALTGDLSDNHDIISLKLYELTVIRSEKEEEEEEEEITIPSVDNFELLRLVPAEEGMSTVAIFFTVLFSMLGCIFLIIIGLVGYNQWKESRRKRFY; translated from the exons ATGGCTGCAGTCTGTGGGAATCATCTGTATAGGGAGTCCAAAATTACAATCCTGCGGAAAATAATGCCTTTAAAACCACGATGGgcctttgtttttcttattattaCCACAAGCCTGTGTTCCGCCGATGATGACCATGAAATGGAGGAGTTTTTAAAGCGAGAGTATTCGCTTTCTAAGCCGTACCAAG GTGTGGGCTCCTTAAGCTCCTCCCACTGGGAGCTGATGGGCGACGCCATGGTAACCACCGAGCAGGTGCGCCTCACACCTGACATGCAGAGCAGGCAGGGGGCAGTCTGGAGCCGGATT CCTTGTCATCTGAAAGACTGGGAGATGCAGGTGCACTTTAAAATTCACGGTCAGGGAAAGAAGAACCTGAACGGAGACGGTCTGGCCATTTGGTACAGCAAGGAACGCATGCAGAAAG GTCCTGTCTTTGGAAACATGGACAACTTTACCGGTCTGGGCGTGTTTGTGGACACGTATCCTAACGAGGAGAAGCACTTAGAG aGGATCTTCCCTTATGTTCTGGCTATGGTCGGCAACGGCACCATCGGCTACGACCACGAGCGGGACGGCCGCCCCACGGAGCTGGGCGGCTGCAACGCCATGGTGCGCAACCTCAAACACGACACATTCCTCTTCATCAGATACGTCCGGCGCCGGCTCACG GTGATGATAGACATCGATGGACAGCACGAGTGGAGGGACTGCCTGGATTTACCTGGTGTTCAGCTTCCCCGCGGCTACTATTTTGGTGCCACAGCCTTGACTGGAGACCTTTCGG ATAACCACGATATAATTTCCCTGAAACTCTACGAACTGACGGTGATCCGGAgcgaaaaggaagaggaagaggaggaggaggagataacAATACCCAGTGTGGACAACTTTGAACTGCTGAGAC TGGTTCCAGCTGAAGAGGGGATGAGCACCGTGGCCATTTTCTTCACTGTGCTCTTCTCCATGCTGGGCTgcatcttcctcatcatcatcggTCTGGTGGGCTACAACCAGTGGAAAGAGAGCAGACGCAAACGCTTCTATTGA
- the lman2la gene encoding lectin, mannose-binding 2-like a isoform X3 codes for MCSRSEVASKAFSCVCFQPCHLKDWEMQVHFKIHGQGKKNLNGDGLAIWYSKERMQKGPVFGNMDNFTGLGVFVDTYPNEEKHLEAQKKRYTPRTQRIFPYVLAMVGNGTIGYDHERDGRPTELGGCNAMVRNLKHDTFLFIRYVRRRLTVMIDIDGQHEWRDCLDLPGVQLPRGYYFGATALTGDLSDNHDIISLKLYELTVIRSEKEEEEEEEEITIPSVDNFELLRLVPAEEGMSTVAIFFTVLFSMLGCIFLIIIGLVGYNQWKESRRKRFY; via the exons ATGTGTTCCCGTAGTGAGGTGGCATCGAAAG CATTTTCTTGCGTGTGTTTCCAGCCTTGTCATCTGAAAGACTGGGAGATGCAGGTGCACTTTAAAATTCACGGTCAGGGAAAGAAGAACCTGAACGGAGACGGTCTGGCCATTTGGTACAGCAAGGAACGCATGCAGAAAG GTCCTGTCTTTGGAAACATGGACAACTTTACCGGTCTGGGCGTGTTTGTGGACACGTATCCTAACGAGGAGAAGCACTTAGAG GCACAGAAGAAAAGATACACTCCTCGCACACAG aGGATCTTCCCTTATGTTCTGGCTATGGTCGGCAACGGCACCATCGGCTACGACCACGAGCGGGACGGCCGCCCCACGGAGCTGGGCGGCTGCAACGCCATGGTGCGCAACCTCAAACACGACACATTCCTCTTCATCAGATACGTCCGGCGCCGGCTCACG GTGATGATAGACATCGATGGACAGCACGAGTGGAGGGACTGCCTGGATTTACCTGGTGTTCAGCTTCCCCGCGGCTACTATTTTGGTGCCACAGCCTTGACTGGAGACCTTTCGG ATAACCACGATATAATTTCCCTGAAACTCTACGAACTGACGGTGATCCGGAgcgaaaaggaagaggaagaggaggaggaggagataacAATACCCAGTGTGGACAACTTTGAACTGCTGAGAC TGGTTCCAGCTGAAGAGGGGATGAGCACCGTGGCCATTTTCTTCACTGTGCTCTTCTCCATGCTGGGCTgcatcttcctcatcatcatcggTCTGGTGGGCTACAACCAGTGGAAAGAGAGCAGACGCAAACGCTTCTATTGA
- the mtfp1 gene encoding mitochondrial fission process protein 1 — protein MEEKTTKPVDIYRDTWVRFLGYANEVGEAFRALVPVSFVWGSYAVATAYVTADAFDKGKKAAVAHGDNPGKSGRVAVAVVDTFVWQALASVIIPGFTINRVCAASLYMMGRSTKWPLPVRKWMTTAIGLSTIPFIITPIDRSVDFLLDASLRKVYQEGEKHK, from the exons atggaagaaaaaacaaccaaaccgGTGGACATTTACCGCGATACGTGGGTCCGCTTCCTCG GCTATGCCAACGAGGTCGGGGAGGCTTTTCGTGCCCTGGTGCCAGTGAGTTTTGTGTGGGGCAGTTATGCCGTGGCCACTGCGTATGTCACTGCCGACGCTTTTGACAAAGGGAAGAAAGCCGCTGTG GCTCACGGGGACAATCCGGGGAAGAGTGGGCGGGTGGCTGTTGCCGTGGTGGACACGTTCGTGTGGCAGGCGCTGGCCTCTGTGATCATCCCGGGCTTCACCATTAaccgtgtgtgtgctgcatcACTCTACATGATGGGCAGAAGCACCAAGTGGCCCCTGCCTGTCCGAAAGTGGATGACAACAGCTATCGGCCTCTCCACGATCCCCTTCATCATCACGCCCATAGACAG GTCAGTGGATTTCCTGTTGGACGCCAGCCTTCGCAAGGTCTAtcaggagggagagaagcacaAATAA
- the lman2la gene encoding lectin, mannose-binding 2-like a isoform X1 has protein sequence MAAVCGNHLYRESKITILRKIMPLKPRWAFVFLIITTSLCSADDDHEMEEFLKREYSLSKPYQGVGSLSSSHWELMGDAMVTTEQVRLTPDMQSRQGAVWSRIPCHLKDWEMQVHFKIHGQGKKNLNGDGLAIWYSKERMQKGPVFGNMDNFTGLGVFVDTYPNEEKHLEAQKKRYTPRTQRIFPYVLAMVGNGTIGYDHERDGRPTELGGCNAMVRNLKHDTFLFIRYVRRRLTVMIDIDGQHEWRDCLDLPGVQLPRGYYFGATALTGDLSDNHDIISLKLYELTVIRSEKEEEEEEEEITIPSVDNFELLRLVPAEEGMSTVAIFFTVLFSMLGCIFLIIIGLVGYNQWKESRRKRFY, from the exons ATGGCTGCAGTCTGTGGGAATCATCTGTATAGGGAGTCCAAAATTACAATCCTGCGGAAAATAATGCCTTTAAAACCACGATGGgcctttgtttttcttattattaCCACAAGCCTGTGTTCCGCCGATGATGACCATGAAATGGAGGAGTTTTTAAAGCGAGAGTATTCGCTTTCTAAGCCGTACCAAG GTGTGGGCTCCTTAAGCTCCTCCCACTGGGAGCTGATGGGCGACGCCATGGTAACCACCGAGCAGGTGCGCCTCACACCTGACATGCAGAGCAGGCAGGGGGCAGTCTGGAGCCGGATT CCTTGTCATCTGAAAGACTGGGAGATGCAGGTGCACTTTAAAATTCACGGTCAGGGAAAGAAGAACCTGAACGGAGACGGTCTGGCCATTTGGTACAGCAAGGAACGCATGCAGAAAG GTCCTGTCTTTGGAAACATGGACAACTTTACCGGTCTGGGCGTGTTTGTGGACACGTATCCTAACGAGGAGAAGCACTTAGAG GCACAGAAGAAAAGATACACTCCTCGCACACAG aGGATCTTCCCTTATGTTCTGGCTATGGTCGGCAACGGCACCATCGGCTACGACCACGAGCGGGACGGCCGCCCCACGGAGCTGGGCGGCTGCAACGCCATGGTGCGCAACCTCAAACACGACACATTCCTCTTCATCAGATACGTCCGGCGCCGGCTCACG GTGATGATAGACATCGATGGACAGCACGAGTGGAGGGACTGCCTGGATTTACCTGGTGTTCAGCTTCCCCGCGGCTACTATTTTGGTGCCACAGCCTTGACTGGAGACCTTTCGG ATAACCACGATATAATTTCCCTGAAACTCTACGAACTGACGGTGATCCGGAgcgaaaaggaagaggaagaggaggaggaggagataacAATACCCAGTGTGGACAACTTTGAACTGCTGAGAC TGGTTCCAGCTGAAGAGGGGATGAGCACCGTGGCCATTTTCTTCACTGTGCTCTTCTCCATGCTGGGCTgcatcttcctcatcatcatcggTCTGGTGGGCTACAACCAGTGGAAAGAGAGCAGACGCAAACGCTTCTATTGA